The Humulus lupulus chromosome 4, drHumLupu1.1, whole genome shotgun sequence genome has a window encoding:
- the LOC133833061 gene encoding dehydration-responsive element-binding protein 2F codes for MENYKKSPLKPWKKGPTRGKGGPLNASCEYRGVRQRTWGKWVAEIREPKKRTRLWLGSFSTAEEAAMAYDEAARRLYGPDAYLNLPHLYQANSSNHTMKSQKFKWLPSKNFMSMFPSCGLLNINAQPSVHVIHQRLQELKQNAALSQTPTPNSSSSSSSDTKSEAQINTGDKTQEENMSEKEKEMEFLSEKIAKSRDDEKPQIDLHEFLEQIGVMKGERDQSEETDDHGMGKHMAQDQTSFEELHDHAHELGAFTDKNFNWDALFEMHGIAADHHGAEVGSFQVCDVNEELTFPASIWNF; via the coding sequence atGGAGAACTACAAGAAATCTCCATTGAAGCCATGGAAGAAAGGTCCAACAAGAGGCAAAGGTGGACCTTTGAACGCCTCGTGCGAGTACCGGGGAGTTAGACAAAGGACTTGGGGGAAATGGGTTGCTGAAATCAGAGAGCCAAAGAAGAGAACCAGACTCTGGTTAGGCTCTTTCTCCACGGCAGAAGAAGCTGCCATGGCCTATGATGAGGCTGCAAGGAGACTATATGGCCCAGATGCTTATCTCAACCTTCCTCACCTTTATCAAGCAAACTCCAGTAACCATACAATGAAATCTCAAAAGTTCAAATGGCTTCCTTCCAAGAATTTCATGTCCATGTTTCCCTCTTGTGGTTTGCTCAACATAAACGCGCAGCCTAGTGTTCATGTCATTCATCAGAGGCTCCAAGAACTCAAGCAAAATGCAGCGCTTAGTCAAACTCCAACTCCTAATTCTAGTTCATCTTCATCTAGTGATACAAAATCTGAAGCTCAAATCAATACTGGGGACAAAACCCAAGAAGAGAATATGTCAGAGAAGGAGAAAGAGATGGAGTTTCTATCAGAAAAGATTGCGAAGAGCCGTGATGATGAGAAGCCTCAGATCGATCTCCATGAGTTTCTTGAGCAGATAGGAGTGATGAAAGGAGAGAGAGATCAATCAGAAGAGACTGATGATCATGGTATGGGAAAGCATATGGCTCAAGATCAAACCTCATTTGAAGAACTTCATGATCATGctcatgagcttggagcttttACTGACAAGAATTTCAACTGGGATGCCTTGTTTGAGATGCATGGGATAGCTGCAGATCATCATGGAGCAGAAGTTGGTAGCTTTCAAGTTTGTGATGTTAATGAAGAGCTGACTTTTCCTGCTTCCATTTGGAACTTCTGA
- the LOC133831396 gene encoding uncharacterized protein LOC133831396 yields the protein MDNLHASESTLAWLWVIEAMASFKEVDPSLLRDVIEAAPELPDDLGKNTKEIVALRCLEGLFSSQNEISSDVPSAQGLKVGFDLSVSCEDVLQRILQETLGSNSRVSGPELSRWDIHPFIAHKRACMPKCALEQLKDTILDGTHPYADFLRDKGRLATSLEDINLMDDSNRDSVTTRPNFSGTDVQNEVNLDLLIPEKRNKQLGENHHDGAILPSKRDRSGSASKGMACNVHEDCNGETNSEVQHMNAKRLKQYESSDNQFVEQNPVPFHGSEPLEHSSERDVSVTTRELPENEMGTMGESGVLENGCNDESNKNMVQFPCNSPVMPQINSGEEANHQHLSVGEENVVSNHCAQSGGAFEPVEQDTVTLHGKEPTKDSSKLDVQVPVEEATFTENDYTVSNRSQQSNDDEINKNQSENLYDAPSLMQDTTRDDPHQNLSVDDTNNVSEPSTEPVGVPSHDTVDNISTKESKSSHEHDFPLQEQNPMSNDGSRQNIIAGEAEEDTNDCGEAEKSSDSDGYHNERIDVDKRKLEFLRSQCTVGHDSLNVDWTEKYLCMKCNKAGSLLVCNTNNCQLVIHEKCGGSLAKFDDMGNFYCPFCAYSLAIMEYLEAKKRSSVANKELAAFILMGSKRYPEESTRSLIKERNHSTGGNADEDVLRQNHENEHLGVREKNEEDDHQCEKNFVNQEAVISAHNDNNRGGCHVSAGEIEGREKMAKECPSARAEVPQNVSSGNSEVNLVNEGKSDIGIQRKLLDQDIDPTKRSVIESHDSIEDDSENDNHESTVSDYCISFRKRENRLSDSASPQKRRKKVPWTVEEELKLKEGVQKFPKERNMWKKVLEFGDSVFMEGRTAIDLKDKWRNMCKGIPK from the exons ATGGATAACCTTCATGCATCCGAGTCAACTCTTGCTTGGCTTTGGGTCATTGAAGCAATGGCAAGCTTCAAAGAAGTGGACCCATCACTTTTACGTG ATGTGATTGAAGCGGCTCCAGAATTACCTGATGATTTGGGAAAGAATACAAAAGAAATTGTTGCTTTGAGATGTTTGGAAGGCTTATTCTCTTCACAAAATGAAATTTCTTCTGATGTGCCTTCTGCCCAGGGTTTAAAAGTTGGGTTTGATTTGTCAGTAAGTTGTGAAGATGTTCTTCAACGCATATTACAAGAG ACTTTAGGATCAAATTCAAGAGTTTCGGGACCAGAGTTGTCAAGATGGGATATTCACCCATTCATTGCTCACAAAAGAGCTTGTATGCCCAAATGTGCTTTGGAGCAG CTGAAAGATACAATTCTTGATGGTACTCATCCATATGCGGATTTCTTGAGGGATAAGGGTCGATTGGCAACAAGTTTGGAAGACATTAATTTGATGGATGATAGCAATCGTGATTCTGTTACTACTAGGCCTAATTTTTCTGGCACTGATGTTCAAAATGAAGTGAATCTTGATCTTTTGATCCCTGAGAAGAGAAACAAACAGTTGGGAGAAAATCATCATGATGGAGCTATACTGCCTTCAAAGAGAGACAGGTCTGGCTCAGCTAGTAAAGGTATGGCTTGTAATGTTCATGAAGATTGCAATGGCGAAACCAATTCTGAGGTTCAACATATGAATGCAAAAAGATTGAAGCAGTATGAATCTTCTGATAATCAGTTTGTTGAACAGAACCCAGTTCCTTTTCATGGAAGTGAACCATTAGAACATTCTTCTGAAAGAGATGTTTCAGTTACTACTAGAGAGTTGCCAGAAAATGAGATGGGAACCATGGGAGAAAGTGGGGTTTTAGAGAATGGTTGTAATGATGAATCTAATAAGAATATGGTGCAGTTTCCTTGTAATTCCCCTGTGATGCCTCAAATTAATAGTGGAGAAGAAGCCAATCATCAGCATTTATCTGTTGGTGAAGAAAATGTTGTCAGCAACCATTGTGCTCAATCAGGTGGTGCTTTTGAGCCAGTGGAGCAGGACACAGTTACTTTGCATGGAAAAGAACCGACAAAAGATTCTTCTAAATTAGATGTTCAGGTCCCTGTGGAGGAAGCAACGTTTACAGAGAATGATTATACTGTCTCAAACAGGTCTCAGCAGAGTAATGATGATGAAATTAATAAGAATCAGTCAGAGAATCTTTATGATGCCCCTAGTTTGATGCAAGACACTACTAGAGATGACCCCCATCAAAATTTATCTGTTGATGACACCAATAATGTGAGTGAACCTTCCACTGAACCAGTTGGTGTTCCTTCCCATGATACTGTGGATAACATTTCCACTAAAGAATCTAAAAGCAGCCATGAGCATGATTTTCCACTTCAAGAGCAAAATCCTATGTCCAATGACGGATCTCGGCAGAATATTATTGCTGGTGAGGCCGAAGAGGACACAAATGACTGTGGTGAAGCAGAGAAGTCAAGTGATAGTGATGGATATCATAATGAGAGGATTGATGTAGACAAGAGAAAACTTGAATTTTTAAGATCTCAGTGCACAGTTGGTCATGATTCCTTGAATGTTGACTGGACAGAGAAATATTTATGTATGAAGTGTAATAAAGCTGGTTCATTGTTGGTTTGCAATACTAATAATTGCCAATTGGTAATTCATGAGAAATGTGGAGGTTCTTTAGCAAAATTTGATGACATGGGTAATTTCTACTGCCCTTTTTGTGCATATTCTCTTGCTATCATGGAATATCTTGAAGCTAAGAAGAGATCCTCTGTGGCTAATAAAGAACTAGCTGCATTTATTCTTATGGGTTCCAAACGTTACCCAGAAGAATCCACCAGAAGTTTAATTAAGGAAAGAAATCATTCTACTGGAGGAAATGCGGATGAGGATGTTCTTAGACAAAACCATGAGAATGAACACTTGGGAGTGAGAgagaaaaatgaagaagatgatcaTCAATGTGAAAAAAATTTCGTCAACCAAGAAGCAGTAATTTCTGCACATAATGACAATAATAGAGGTGGGTGTCACGTTTCAGCAGGTGAAATAGAAGGCAGAGAAAAGATGGCCAAAGAGTGCCCATCTGCAAGAGCTGAAGTACCACAGAATGTATCTAGTGGAAATTCTGAAGTAAATCTTGTGAATGAAGGAAAGTCGGACATAGGAATTCAAAGGAAACTTCTAGACCAAGATATTGATCCGACAAAACGGTCTGTAATTGAATCTCATGACAGTATTGAGGACGATTCTGAAAATGATAATCACGAGTCCACCGTTTCCGATTACTGCATATCTTTTCGAAAGAGAGAGAATCGCCT CTCGGACTCGGCATCTCCTCAGAAAAGGCGAAAGAAAGTTCCATGGACAGTTGAGGAAGAACTGAAGTTAAAG GAGGGGGTGCAAAAATTTCCTAAAGAGAGAAACATGTGGAAGAAAGTCTTGGAATTCGGAGACTCTGTATTCATGGAAGGTCGCACTGCGATAGACCTGAAGGATAAATGGAGAAACATGTGCAAGGGGATTCCAAAATGA